The Pseudanabaena sp. PCC 6802 genomic interval GGCAGAATCTCATCAATTAGATCGCAAAAGCAATGGAAAGGATGTGCTTTGAGCGCTGTTGATAGGTATAGCGGTTTTCAGATGAAAACGAGAAGGGGGTTTGGGGGCGTTGCCCCCAAGAAGGGTAGGCAGGGCGGTCTTGGGGGTTCCCCGCTAGAGCCACTGCCGTGTTCCACCCCTTCACCCCAAAAATAAAACCCGTTCTCAAGTGAAAACCGCTATATAGCGATCGCCGCACCTACCTGGCTACCGACTGTAAAGCTGTGTTAGCGATAGCAGCCGTTCCTGCAAATCCTTGTTTTGTGTCAGGATCTCGGAATTGCTATACCGCCACCGCCAGTTATTCTCGATCGTTCCCGGCATGTTCATTCTCGCCGAATTATCTAATCCCAAAATATCCTGAAGTGGAATTATCGCGCGATCGGCTACAGTTGATAAAGCCAGGCGGATCAACAGCCAGTTGATTTCTTTGATGTCATCGACTGAATCGTAGCCCAGATATCGCACGAGCAACTTCCTCTCATCTTCCTCTATGCGCTGCCACCAACCAACTGTAGTATCGTTGTCGTGGGTGCCGGTGTAAACCAGGCTGTTGCGGACGAAATGATGCGGTAAATGGATATTGCTGGAGTCGCCGCCAAAGGCAAAGAGGAGGACGCGCATCCCAGGGAATTCAAACATATCCCGCAGTTCCTCTACTTCCGGCGTAATCACGCCCAGATCCTCTGCCAGGATTGGCAGACTTCCCAACGTATCGCGAATTGTTTCAAACAACGCAACTCCTGGTGCAGTTTGCCACTCGCCATTCATCGCGGTTTCCTCTCCAGCCGGAACTTGCCAGAAGGCTTCAAATCCTCGGAAGTGATCGATCCGAATCAGATCTACATACTGCAGCATGAAGCTGAAGCGCTCGATCCACCAGGCGAATTTATGCTTTTCCAGGTAGTCCCAGTTGTAGACGGGATTGCCCCAAAGCTGACCCGTTTCGCTGAAATAATCTGGCGGCACGCCTGCCATCAACGCTGGCTCGAAGGTTTCGGGATCGAGCATAAAATTCTGGGGATTGGCCCAAACATCGGCACTGTTATGGGCTACGTAGATGGGAATATCGCCAATAATTTGAATCTCTTTTTCGTTAGCGTAGGCTTTCAGCTTCGACCACTGTTCAAAGAAGACGAACTGCAAGAACTGATGAAATTGGATGCCATCCTGAAGTACTTTGGTTTGCGCGGCGATCGCTTTAGGATCGCGTGTAGCAATGGCAGGTTCCCATTGATTCCACGTCTTTTCGGGATCGGTGTCCGACATTGCCATAAAGAAAGCATAGTCGTTCAACCATTTGGCCTCTAATTTTAAAAATTTCTGAAATTCTTTCTGAAATTCTTTCTGGGGCGATCGCTTGAAATTCTCGTAGGCAACCCGCAGTAGTTGCATTTTGTAAGGAATTACCCGATCGAAATCTACTGTATCGGTTGGGAAAATCTGAAAGGTTTCGCTGAGATCGTTATGGGTAAGCAGACCCGCTTCGACGAGCAGATCGGGACAGATGAGGAGGGGGTTACCCGCGATCGCGCTAAAGCTCATGTAGGGTGAATTACCATATCCGGTTGGCCCAAGCGGGAGTACTTGCCATAATTTCTGACCGCTTGCGGCGAGGAAATCGATAAACTCGTATGCCGCCTTGCCCAGATCGCCAATGCCAAAGCGGCTTGGGAAGGAGGTCGGATGCAGCAAAATGCCGCTGGAGCGTTGAAAAGGCATAGAATTCCTATATAAGCTACTTGTTAAATTTACCAGAAAAGGTCAAGAAGTCTTTCATCCACGCGGCTTCAGCCAGTGGGTGAAAGACTACAGATTCCTGCACTGCGATCGCATCATGCCCGAGCGATCGCAAAACTTTTAGGTAATGTCCCAAATTTGTGGGCTGACATTATGAAATTAATGAGGGCAGGACTTGCAAAGAAACAGTAACCACAGATTCAGTGCACTAACGACTTGTGTGTACGCGGCAGCCCCTACAACCCCTCTGTAAACATTACTTGCTATACCACTACCGTCAAACTATCTGCCTAAGGGATCTTGAGTTGCCGTTTGATGTAATCAAGATTGCTGTAGTTTTCTAAAATGGCGATCAAATCGCCGTTGTATGCAATATCGATGTTTGCTCCTGCTTGCGTTGCAGAGTAGCTGCTGCCAAGATTAAGGGTTTGAAGACTATCCCCTGTTTTAAAGCCTTGAATTAGAGCGTAGTCCGTAGTTCCACCACCGACCCAAAACACGCTGCTGTAACCCAGTGCGAAATTGGTAGAACCAGCAGTAGAACTAACTAAAGTGTCTATTTCGCCTGCCCCAGGATTAGTGCCAAAAGCTTCAGCACCTATTAAGAAATTACCGTTGCCATCAGCTTTTAAGTAATCATTGCCACTACCACCATCTAAGGTGTCGTAATCACTTTTAGCTGTGAGCGTGTCATTGCCTGAGTTCCCCCAAAGGTAGTCGCGTGCAGTGTTACCAATCAGAACATCATCACCAGCATCGCCCGAGGCAGCTATCCCACCAGTACCTGCTTCGATGGTGTCATTGCCATCATTGCCATTCGCCGTATTACCGTTGAAAGTAGTATTCGATCCACCTCTAATCGAATCGTTGCCAATACCGCCATGCATAAAGGCTTGCCCGCTTTGAGCAACTATAGTATCGTTGCCGTCACCACCATACATGGTAGTTTTATCTGCGGTGTTCGTTCCTCCTAGAAGGGTGTCATTGCCAATCCCTCCATCAAGGGTATCTTCACCTGCGGTGTAAGCGCTACTGGGTAAGTCTTTCTGAGTGACGGCGAAAGCGATATTCGCAACTAAAAGATCTTTGCCGTCTCCACCTAAAAGCGTGTCACTTCCAGAAGTTGTTTCTCCTTTTGTTCCGCCACCATAGAGTGTATCATTGCCTTCGAGTCCCTCCAGGCGATCTGCGTCATTGCCACCTCTAATAATGTCATCACCTTTAGAACCATACAAGGTATCATTCCCATCCGATCCAGCGGCAGCCTGACGATTTTCTACATTGATAACGATAGGATCGTTAGGATCGATTTTTACAGTATCATTACCCTTCCCTCCATCAATTGTGTCTTTACCTGGGCCACCATCGAGGTAATCATCACCATCTCCTCCAACTAAAGAGTCATTCCCATAGCCACCATATAGCGAGTCATTCTCATCACCAGCATTTATTGTGTCATTGCCTGAGAGAGAAGAGAAACCAAGATATTCATAATCACCATAAAGAATATCTTGGCCTTTATCTCCGGTAATTTTGTCATTTCCATTACTACCGAGAATGGTATCATTTCCCAATCCACCAGAAATAACATCATCACCATCTTCCCCCGAGACTAGATCATCTCCACTTAAAGCATCAAGAGTATCTGCCGCTGAAGTAGAAGAAAAAATATCATTCGCCAGAGTTCCTTTTGCTTGATTGATAGGGACTCCTGAGTTACTGACTTTGTAGCCTAGTGATGCTAACACTTTCAGATTATCAGTTGAGGGTGCGAGAAATCTCCCCCCTGTAAATACTTGAACAACAGCATCATCTACTGACATCAGATCGTATGGTAACTGCCCGCTATCAGCAGCATGAAAAAGATCTTTAGTAGATAATGGAATCTTAATTGTGGTATCATAAACTTTAAAAAAACGCTGAGGAGGATTATTTAGATCGAGTTTTGCCTTGTAAGCAGGCGAATCATTATATCCAAGAACATGTCCAATTTCATGAAGAGCAATACTATAGAGATCGACATACTTATTCAGTGAATAGGTCTGATTAGAGACAGGGTCAAAGACTGAAACTTTTTGGCTTATGTCCACTGATTGAGTACTATCGACCCACCATTTATTAGGCGTTGAGGAAAGATCCTTAAAAGAAATTGTTGATATAAAAGGTTGATACGTCTGCTCGCCTCCAAGCCTTGTTGTAAAAGAAGGACGAGCTGAAGCACTTATAGGTATTACTCCTACATATGTTCCTCCCAGATTAAAGAGAGAGTTGTTTGCTTCTGTGCCAACATAGATCAGAATATCATCGATATCTGAGGATAATGTAACTGGGGTGAAGTTAAAATTAGCATTAGAACCTACATTGGTTGGATTAACAACCTTAAATTGACGGTTGGTAGTGTCGCTTTGCGATTCCTTCACAGAAATATTAGTAAATTCCTCGTTTGTGAGATAGCTTTCCCATTTAGCTGCGGCGGCTACAACTGCTGCTCGCGCTAGTCCACCATCAGTCGTGTTTTTATCAAATAATGGAGAATTAAATTGATCGAAGTTAATCTTTATATTCAGTGGCATTTTTGTATCCTCAAAGATAGAATTGGTGAATATTCTCAGCAATATTGACGTGCTTAGTTCCTATCAATAAGTTTGATAAGATTTCTATTTCCCTCTTAAACGGAGATACCAGTTTGGAAATGGGCCAGTAGGGTTTGGATTTACGCAATCCATTTCTGCTTCGATATTTTTAGGGAGAATGGCGTAGCAAATACCTAAAGAACCCGCAGTTATAGAGGGATTTAGCTTTCTGCCTTTAGTAACCATAGTTCCTCTAAGATCGGCACCAAGTAAGTTAGCTTTTGAAAGAGTTGCACTTCTTAAATCTGCCCCTCGTAAATCTGCCCCTCTCAAATCTGCCCCTTGTAAACCTACATAGGGCAAACTAGCATTTTGCAAGTTAGCTCCTCGTAAATCTGCCCCTTCCAGGTTTGCATAGAGCAAACTAGCATTTTGCAAGTTAGCTCCTCGTAAATCTGCTTTTACTAATTTTGCTCCTGGTAAAAAAGCTCCTTCGAGATTGGCTTTTTGCAAATTGGCTGCCACTAGATTTGTTCCATTCAAGATAGCATTCCTTAAATCTGCTCCCATGAAGTTAATGTTACCCATGCTTGCAAGGGTCAAATTAGCAAATCTCAGATTAGCGCGTGACAAACTAATGCCCCTAACAGACCTACGAGATAGGTTGGCAGAGCTAAGATTAGCTGAGCTTAAATCTCCTATGTCGTTATCTAGTATGAGTTGAGAGCAGTTACTGGCAGAGGGGGACGCACATTCGTCTATAATCTCAGAAGACCAAGAAGACAAAGTCAAATCTGCTCCTCGCAAGTCACATCCAGGACATTTTCGCTTGGTTTTAAGCTGCTTTAAATCGTCGGGGTTAGGCTTAGGGATAGGAAACTTTCGTTGTAAAGCTGTAAAGTATCTCAGATCCGCCTCATGAACTAAACGTCCGATGCCCACTGATGCAGCCTTTTTTGTTACTTCTTCTTTACAGTTATTTAAACTAGCTGCAAAGTTTTCCTTTTGAGATAAGTCCGAAGTCCCTATCCAGCAACCATATTTTTTAGGCAAAGAACTCATGAACTTTTGCTCTTCTACGGAAACTATGCTGTCATTTCCAGCAAATGCTGGAAATGCTAGGAACAATAAGCATACTGAAAACAATAAGTTAATGCTTTTCACTATTTTTACCTCAAGATATTTCTTCGCGATACCTTTTTGATTAATGAGATAGCAAAGCTGTGGGTTATTATCATGCCATTGGTTAGACTTTACCCCTCTAATGGCAAAAGCGATCGCCCGATTGGGTGAAATGTACATTACAGTTGTGATATCAACAAACAATATATCGAAATTGAGAACAGTTCATAAACCTCTCAACCCGCAAGTTGCCAGAATTATGATGTTTTACAAAACTTTTCACCTTGGAAATACGATCTTCCGTCAGATCTTGACTATCAAAGCAACAAGTTTCTTCATAGTTATAGCTTTTGCGTCTTGTATCACACCATACACCCTTGCCGGAGATCTAAGAACCCATTTAGGAAGTCGCAGTTGCCAGATTTCTTAGCATTTTGCGGATTAAAGCCAAGTAAATAAACGATTCAGACATTTGCTCATAAAATTCATAATCCTTGCTTAGTCTACGACAATTACCTAACCAAGCAAAGGTTCGCTCTACCACCCAACGCTTTGACTCCACTACAAAACCTTTCTGATTGTCTGCCCGTTTGCTAACTTCCCAAAGCCATCCGAAGTTGTCGTTGACCCATTGTGTGATTTCATCACCAGAGAATCCAGCATCAACCAGAATTTTCTCTAATCGTGGTAATGGAGATGTGAGATTCTGTAACAACTGCTTAGCTCCTGCTCTTTCACCGATGTTAGCTGCACACACCAACACCTTTACAACTAAGCCCAAGGTGTCAACCATAGCGAAGCGTTTTCTGCCCTTGATTTGCTTACCGCCATCAAAACCTCGACTGCCCGCACTTTCTGTTGTCTTCACACTCTGGCTATCGATACTCACCAAGCTTGGGGTCGCCTCTTTACTAACCTTTTCCCTAAATTGTTGGCTCAATTTGCGATTAATCTCCTCCAGTAGCCCAGTTCTTTCCCACCTTTGCCAGTAGAAATAGACCGTTGAGTAAGGCGGAAAGTCATGGGGTAGATTCTGCCATGTACAACCATTTTTGAGTATATAGAAAATGGCATTCAGTAACTCTCGCATATTTGTTTTGGGTGGCCTACCCCATTTTGATGGTTTGGGTAGCATGGGTGCGATAATTTCCCATTCTTGGTTGGATAAATCGGTATTATAGGATCGGCGCATCTCTTCAGGTTTATACTAGACTTCATCAGTATTTATACCTGCTTTTGGTGCGCCTTTTACTTCCTAAATGGCTTCTAAGTTCCTATTGCGTCGTCAAAGATCCTAAACCAAAGCAAGAACAAGAATACAAGCCTTACCAACTAAATATATCAGTTGATGGGAAATCGCTTTATATTGACTCATCAACTGATAAAGTATACCTAAAGAGGCGTTTAGAAGATACGGAATATCTCTCATCTGTGCCTGCTCGACAACGTGAGTTTAATATTGAATCTCTTGCTCTGGGCAAAAGTGGATGGCTGTGGATCGATGGAGCAGATATCGACTATATGGTTAAAGTTAATACCAATCCGCCTGCATTTGGAACGCCAGTGGAACTGCCCGATCTTAAAGATGAACCATGCTCGTACCTGTGGAATTTCTTTGGCTTCTGCAGAAGCGTAGGAGCAACTTATAGTTCGACGCTCGATCGCGCCTTTATTACTGGGTATCGCCCCACACTCCTGGGGTTCCCAGACCAAGTCTCATTTGAGATGGTAGCAGGGGAACTCAAAAATCTGCCTCCAGAGTTAAAAGGGTTTAGATGGGTTCAAGATGTTTTAAACCCTCGCGGCGTTTTGTTTACAGATAATGCAGGCAAGTATCTTTTCTATGATGGCATTACTCTTACCCCTCTCATGGCTGAAGCTCGCAATTGGAGGATTTATGGTGAAACTGGTAGTCTGAGGACTTTTCTAGCTAAAAATCAAGACCCAAAAGCAATTTTTGAATTAAAAGCAGGCCCCACATTAGTTCCGATCGCAGTTCCAGAGGAATTAATGAATCATGTGTGGCAATTATTCGCCTTCCCAACTGACTCCCAACAGCTATGGATTGTCAAAGATAAAAGTATCGCTGTAGCATTTAAAGGCAGATTCCGCCCCGTCGTGACCGTACCCAAGGAATATTCCATTGGAGTAAGAGAATTAGATGGAAGCCTGAATTTCACAGTAGCATTATTTTCGGGAGACCTTGCTAATTATTCCATTGTCAAGATCTCGCCAGATGTTAAGTGCATAGCTAAACTAAACCCTGATAAACCGATACTGCTCGGCATTGGCAATAATAAATTTCAGAAATAGGATGAAGCGATCTTGTCGATAATTTGCTATGGCGTGACTACACCACCGCAAATTCGATCGATTATCGTAAAACAAAGAAAATTTCTGCTACACCAAATTTGGTCAAAGCGGCTATCATAGCCTCATGATTCCTCAAAAGCTGACGATTAGAAATTTCTTAAGCTACCAGCAAGTCACTTTAGATTTTGCGGGATTGCATACTGCCTGTATTTGCGGCATCAATGGGGCGGGTAAGTCATCTTTGCTCGAAGCTATGACCTGGGCAATCTGGGGGCAAAGCCGTGCCGAATCTGAAGATGACATCATTTATGTTGGTGCCAAAGAAGCACAGGTAGACTTTACGTTTCTGTCGGGGGGGGAACTATATCGCGTTATGCGCACGCGCCCGAAGGGTAGCGCCAGTTCCTTAGAATTTCAAGTTAGAGCTGACGGCAAGTTCCGATCGCTAACCGAACGCGGTCTGCGGGCGACGCAGCAGGCGATTTTGTCTCATCTCAAGCTGGACTACGATACGTTCATTAACTCTGCTTACCTGCGGCAGGGACGGGCGGATGAATTTATGCTCAAGCGTCCCAGCGATCGCAAACAAGTCCTGGCTGAAATTCTGAATCTCTCCCAATACGACGATCTCAGCGATCGCGCCAAAGATATTGCCCGTACCTGTAAAGGCGAGGCGCAGGCGCTGGAAAATTCCATTGCTAACCTGCAATCCCAAATTAATGATGGCGAAGCGATCGCTCTACAGCTAACGGAGTTGCGCGCCGAATTAGCAGCACAGCAACAGCAGGAAAAAACGGAGCGATCGCAACTGAAATCTCTAGAGCAACAGCAACAGGAACGCCAACGCCTGCAACAGCAAATTACCTGGCAGCAGAGGGAGCGATCGCAGTTGCAACAGGAGAGCGAACGGTTGGCTCGGCAAGCCCAACAGCAAGAACAGCAGGTACAGAATTTAGCAGCGCTTCTGGCGCAAAGCGATCGCATTCAGCAAGACTACG includes:
- the malQ gene encoding 4-alpha-glucanotransferase, yielding MPFQRSSGILLHPTSFPSRFGIGDLGKAAYEFIDFLAASGQKLWQVLPLGPTGYGNSPYMSFSAIAGNPLLICPDLLVEAGLLTHNDLSETFQIFPTDTVDFDRVIPYKMQLLRVAYENFKRSPQKEFQKEFQKFLKLEAKWLNDYAFFMAMSDTDPEKTWNQWEPAIATRDPKAIAAQTKVLQDGIQFHQFLQFVFFEQWSKLKAYANEKEIQIIGDIPIYVAHNSADVWANPQNFMLDPETFEPALMAGVPPDYFSETGQLWGNPVYNWDYLEKHKFAWWIERFSFMLQYVDLIRIDHFRGFEAFWQVPAGEETAMNGEWQTAPGVALFETIRDTLGSLPILAEDLGVITPEVEELRDMFEFPGMRVLLFAFGGDSSNIHLPHHFVRNSLVYTGTHDNDTTVGWWQRIEEDERKLLVRYLGYDSVDDIKEINWLLIRLALSTVADRAIIPLQDILGLDNSARMNMPGTIENNWRWRYSNSEILTQNKDLQERLLSLTQLYSR
- a CDS encoding pentapeptide repeat-containing protein, encoding MYISPNRAIAFAIRGVKSNQWHDNNPQLCYLINQKGIAKKYLEVKIVKSINLLFSVCLLFLAFPAFAGNDSIVSVEEQKFMSSLPKKYGCWIGTSDLSQKENFAASLNNCKEEVTKKAASVGIGRLVHEADLRYFTALQRKFPIPKPNPDDLKQLKTKRKCPGCDLRGADLTLSSWSSEIIDECASPSASNCSQLILDNDIGDLSSANLSSANLSRRSVRGISLSRANLRFANLTLASMGNINFMGADLRNAILNGTNLVAANLQKANLEGAFLPGAKLVKADLRGANLQNASLLYANLEGADLRGANLQNASLPYVGLQGADLRGADLRGADLRSATLSKANLLGADLRGTMVTKGRKLNPSITAGSLGICYAILPKNIEAEMDCVNPNPTGPFPNWYLRLRGK
- a CDS encoding IS5 family transposase, coding for MRRSYNTDLSNQEWEIIAPMLPKPSKWGRPPKTNMRELLNAIFYILKNGCTWQNLPHDFPPYSTVYFYWQRWERTGLLEEINRKLSQQFREKVSKEATPSLVSIDSQSVKTTESAGSRGFDGGKQIKGRKRFAMVDTLGLVVKVLVCAANIGERAGAKQLLQNLTSPLPRLEKILVDAGFSGDEITQWVNDNFGWLWEVSKRADNQKGFVVESKRWVVERTFAWLGNCRRLSKDYEFYEQMSESFIYLALIRKMLRNLATATS